One Elgaria multicarinata webbii isolate HBS135686 ecotype San Diego chromosome 7, rElgMul1.1.pri, whole genome shotgun sequence DNA window includes the following coding sequences:
- the LOC134402011 gene encoding kinesin-like protein KIFC3 — translation MTLRQTLLQIGNRGIWRSLSYLVLCSPGKLNLVDLAGSERVWKSGAQGERLKEAQNINKSLLALGEVIQALRAKQAHVPFRNSKLTYLLQDSLGKGSKTIMMVQISPLEENMGESVCSLKFAQRVCKVELGPAARRIDSSAQHEA, via the exons atgactctaaggcAGACGCTCCTACAGATAGGGAATaggggcatttggaggagcctTTCCTACCTGGTCTTGTGCTCCCCAGGGAAGCTGAATCTGGTGGACCTGGCTGGCTCGGAGCGGGTGTGGAAGTCCGGAGCCCAGGGGGAGCGGCTGAAGGAAGCCCAGAACATCAACAAGTCCCTGCTGGCCTTGGGGGAGGTGATCCAGGCGCTGCGGGCCAAGCAGGCCCACGTGCCCTTCCGCAACTCCAAGCTCACCTACCTGCTGCAGGACTCGCTGGGCAAAGGAAGCAAGACCATCATGATGGTGCAG ATTTCCCCGCTGGAGGAGAACATGGGGGAATCGGTCTGCTCGCTCAAGTTCGCCCAGCGCGTCTGCAAGGTGGAGCTGGGCCCGGCCGCTCGCCGCATCGACTCCTCCGCGCAGCACGAGGCTTGA